The nucleotide window tggttgagggataaatgttagccaggacacggggagaactcccctgttcttctttgaatagtatcatggaatcttttacatccaccttaacagttagagggggcctcggttaaaGGACTCATCTGGCACCTGTGACAATGCGGCACCCCCTCCGTGTCTGCCTAGGTTATGGgcccaagtcctggagtggggcttgaacccatgaccttctgactaaaaagagtgctaccaactgagaaaAGCCACAGGACAGATGGTGTGGGACATGGAAAAAGTTTGATGTGAATGTGGTGCACTGAATAGGAAAGTATTCACTTTCTCAGCATGACCACTTCGAGTACAAAATTCACCACAAAGAGTTgatcttttttgaaaaaaaaaatttcaatggCTCCACAGGCACATCGCTCTGTCACCTGCACCAAACCCACACCAGTAAACTTGGCCACAATTTGCACAACTCAAGCAAGAAAATTAATTTAATCTAAAGTTTATTTTTTCTTCCATGTAGGCACAAAGTGAGGACCAGTGACTTATGGGGAAATAAACCACTCGTTGCCACTGATATTTTGTGAAGCGACGTTCTGCCCTTTAAATACACAAGAATTGGGGAAAATCGACTGGCACCACTAGGTTCTACTCGAGCGGGATCACATCTCGAAATTTCAGGTACGATGCTTGTTCGATAAAATAGTCCATCCACTAACGAGTTCCTGCCCAAGTACTGCGttccgttctgggcaccacatctcaggaaaggtatattggccttggaggggtagcAGCATAAATTTAGCAGAATAATAGCGGggcgaaaagggttaaattatgaggacaggttgcatagaccagacTTGTACTtccttgagcatagaagattaaggagtgatctaactgaggtgtttaagatgattaaagggtttgatagggtagagagagagagagagagagaaactatttcctctggtgggagagtccagaacaagggggcataaccttaaaattagagcttggccgttcaggggtgatgtcaggaagcacttcttcacacaaaggggagtggaaatctggaactcttttcccaaaaaagcttttgaggctgggggtcaattgaaaaattcaaaactgagatggttagatttttgttaggtaagggtattaagggttacggaaccaaggcgggtagatggagttaagatacagatcagccatgatcaaattgaatggcggaacaggctcaaggggctaaatagcctactcctgttcctattaacgCTTTAGTACATTTGAAATTTAATTTATAGAAAGTAAAACAAATAAAACCAGACCAAAAACAAGATACCAGGTCAATACTGAGGTTACAAACAGGATATATTTTGTTACACAGCACCCAACAGGTTACAATTTAATGATGATTCAGGCAAGAAGATTTAGTACAACAAATTAAATGACATATTTGTAGAGGACAGTGTTCAGTAGTATTCAAACCAGTGACCTAGAGCAGAAGTGCACCATGGCCAGATAATCATCTCCAATCTCAGCACACTGCGGTGGGGAGTAGCACCACAGAAAAGGAAAGGAACTCCAACACTGAGGCACTCGAGTGCCTGGTGCTGACTGACCCGGGACAGGTCTGTTGGGGAGCGCGGGGAAGAGGGGGTGGGCTGCAACCCCCCAACCTTCTTGGTGGGGGGTAAATACTGTTTGGTAAAACCGGCATTAGTTATAATGACCTTCCTGAAGCAGGCAGCATGGTAGGGCAGTATAACTGGGATCCAAGGTGTCCCTGGAATCACCAATATGAGGAGCAGACATGCCGCAGTGACAAGAGGCTGTTGGGACCATTCAACACGGCCTTTGTGTTTCACCTTAAAGCCCAATAGCAGGGTACGGAGCCAGAGAAAACGAACAGGGATCGGACGGTGAtagaaagaaaggatttgcatttatatagcgcctttcacgacctcaggacgtcccaaagcgttttacagctaatgaagtactttttgaagtgtagtaatataggaaacacggcagccaatttgcgcacagcaagatcccagaaacagcaccgaccagataatgttttttgtgatgttggttgagggatcaatattggccaggacactgggggagaatTCGCCTTCTCttagaaatagtgccgtgggatcttttacgtccacccgagagggcagacagggcctcggtttaacgtctcatccgaaagacagaccTGAAAGAAAATCTCATGGCCGTCGTCAATGACAGTCAAGACTGGATACGATCTGGTGCTCGCTGGCTGGGATTCCAGCACTCTACCAGTATTCGGGACACTCTCCGTGTACTAATATATGAAGCAGCTCGATAAACCCGGACTCACAAAAGCAAAAGGAAAACGAGCCATTGCACATTTATGATTTTCCCCCCATCCCCGACACCATCATCCAAACCCCAGCTCAGACATTCCTCCTTTGCTCCTCACTGCAAGAACACTGGCAAAACTCACAGGATGCAACTAGTCTAGAGAAAGAATCCCAGACAACTGGGTCATCGGTACAGACAGTTCCTCCCCCTCGGTGCTCCTGTGCTTGATCCCGGTTGATATCCCCGATACAGGTCCACTTAACGTCTCTGTCTGATTGTGTCACGCACCATTTGGAGTGATCCACGCGCCTCTTGAAGCTGATCTCGGCGGTGAATTTAATTCTCCTGACGTTGAACACCGCGTAGTTCATGGTGCAGTTGGATGGGCTGGTGTGCGCAGAATTCGGCCAGGTCTCAACCAACAGGTCACTCTGGAAAAAGCCCGCCACCCAGCCAGAATACAAATCTGTAACGTACAAGAAGATGGTGATATAGCAGTGACAATGGGAACTCGGCCTGGTTCATCCAAAACTAGgtgccattaatataagatagtcactaatgaatccaatagggaattcaggagaaacttctttacccagagagtggtgagaatatggaactcgctaccacaaggagtagttaaggtgaataacatagaggcatttaaggggaagctcgataaacacatgagggagaaaggaatagaaggatatgctgatagggtgagatgaagaggggagggaggaggctcgtgtggagcataaacaccagcagaaaccagttgggccaaatggctataaatgctacgtaattctatgtaatacttccTGTTCCATCCCCTAATGATAGGATTAGACTTTGTGTTAGAACCCCAAAAGTGTaaaagggggtggggagaggggcagaaTTAAAACAGCTAAAGTGACAAAACTGCTGAAGTATTCAACACATAAATTCAGCTacgtggagacactggagaagctggggttgttctcattacaGCAGAGAAcatcaaggggagatttaatagaggtgttcacaatcatgtaggggttttgatcgagtaaataaggagaaactgtttccagtggcaggaggttcagtaaccagaggccacagatttaaggtaattggcaaaagaacaagaggggagagttgacgcagtgagttgttatgatctggaatgcgctgcctgaaagggtgatggaagcagagtcaatagtaactttcaaaagggaattggataaatacttgaagggggaaaatttgcagggctatgggggaagtgggactaattggattgctctttcaaacagctggcacaggcacagtgggccgaatggcctccttttgtgctgtatcattctgtgattctattctacaagtatttatccaattcccttatgaaagttactattgaatctgcttccaccgccctttcaggcagcgcattccagatcataacaactcgctgcataaaaaaaatttacctcatctcccctctggttcttttgccgattatcttaataAGGATTTCGATGCAGGGACAAAAGAAAAAATGAAGGTACGCTCCACAGAACAGTAGAACTCAGGCAAAGAATCTTTTAACAGATGTTTGAAGCAGAAtcgagagaggtgtgtgtggaaATTTAAGCTTCACAGGAGGTACAGGCAAACAATTATTTTTCCTTCTAAAACATGAACGGAACACATTTAAACTGAAAGTGGCTGAGACGGTTTGCAAGGGCGATGCTTGAGACTTGGAGAGGGCAGAGTCAGGAATCAAcctgagagagggtgagaagagGGCTCTGCAGCGCCAatgtccttgccacggagggtgtgcaacgaaggtttaccagactgattcctgggatggcaggactgacgtatgaggagagattgggtcgactaggcctatattcactagagtttagaagaacgagaggtgatctcatcgaaacatataaaattcttacaggactagacagactagatgcagggaggatgttcccgatggctggggagtccagaaccaggggtcacagtctcaggatacggggtatgccattttgaactgagatgaggagaaatttcttcactcagagggtggtgaacctgtggaattctccaccacagaaggcagtggaggccaagtcattagatgtattcaagaaggagatagatatatttcttaatgctaaagggatcaagggatatggggaaaaagcgggaacagggtactgaattagacgatcagccatgatcaatttgaatggtggagcaggcccgaagggctgaatggcctactcctgctcctattttctatgtttctatgcagaAAATACATTACCGTCTCCAAATTTCCTGTACTTTGCAAAACTGATGAACTGCTTCCCCGCTGCCGATGAAAGGGTCACCTCGCGCTTCCAGGGAGGAGCCTTCACGTGTTCTCCAACCGCTGCCTTGCTGAGATTCACTAGATCTCCAGCAAAGGCGGGCGGTATCGAATGATCGTAGACGTGGGGATTGTTGTACAACAACTGCGTACCTACAGAAAGGCAACGTTCAGGGGGTAAGTCAGACACCTCAGGAAACTTTCACAACAGCGCAATCCTTTAATGGACAAACACACAAACAAAGTAAAGGCCAATTCAGGGAACGAGAGATGCTCTTTTTtctttgtgtgggggggggggggggggggaattttttctccctctcctttcttgggCTCTTTATGTTTCTCCCTCCAGAACGTTGGAGTCTCAAAAGGTGTCAGGTaccttacatagaattttacagcacagaaacaggccattcggcccaactggtctatgccagtgtttatgctccacataagcctcctcccaccttacttcatctcacctattagcatatccttctattcctttctccttcatgtactaatttagcttccccttaaaggcatctatgctatttgactCAActgctccttatggtagcgagttctacattctcaccactcaccGGGTAAAGAGGTTCACTGATCAGTCTCGACACTGAGGatcaacaggctattcaaccagaGGGGGCATCAGATCAGCTTACGCAGCAGACCTCTCGGACGACAGGTACCCGGCCAATGAATATTGATTGAGATTCTTTTGCCCCCACCCTAGCCCAGGAGTTTGGAGACTAATTCTAGCGCTCCACCATCCCAGCTAACTCGTggatcagggatcaaacctggcgcCTTCCTGGGCAGTACATTCACCAGCtttgcactattttaaagaaaacGAAACAACACTTGCTGAGCAATCTCCTTACCAATTTCCTTGAACTGGGAATATGGGTACGTAACACAGAGGAACGATTGTCCATTTCGTAATCCATTGTGTGGCCAG belongs to Heptranchias perlo isolate sHepPer1 chromosome 37, sHepPer1.hap1, whole genome shotgun sequence and includes:
- the LOC137304402 gene encoding deoxyribonuclease-2-alpha-like, which translates into the protein MAGHCYWYMLSSLIVACFVSSVTSDISCYNDGGQPVDWFIIYKLPKDVDGSGLTYMYIDSTTGGWKPGKYSMNQTDGTVGRTLQQLYGRSTSQSKDVAYVLYNDQFSVDSITYGGHTKGVVLLDQKQGFWLIHSTPHFPPRTDESYSWPHNGLRNGQSFLCVTYPYSQFKEIGTQLLYNNPHVYDHSIPPAFAGDLVNLSKAAVGEHVKAPPWKREVTLSSAAGKQFISFAKYRKFGDDLYSGWVAGFFQSDLLVETWPNSAHTSPSNCTMNYAVFNVRRIKFTAEISFKRRVDHSKWCVTQSDRDVKWTCIGDINRDQAQEHRGGGTVCTDDPVVWDSFSRLVASCEFCQCSCSEEQRRNV